The region CCACGAATTATTGATGATTTCTTGTAACTCTTTGTTATTTCTTTTTAATTTTTCTATATCTTCTAAAGACAATACAAAACCTTGTTTTTAAGTGATATTATTATATTATAAAATCTTTAAACAACGATATGAAAGAAGATATTAATGAAAAAAACTATTACAATTATTGATACTTTTGGCTTTTTATTTAGAAGTTATTTTGCTTTACCACCATTAAAATCTAAGAGTGGATTCCCTACAGGACTTTTAACAGGATTTATGAATTTTGTCTCAAATATAGGAAAAGATTTTCAAACAGATTACTTAGTTTTTGCACTTGATGCTAAAGGAAATACCTTTAGAAATGAGATTTATGATCAGTACAAAGCTCACAGACCAGATGTTCCAGAAGATTTATTAAAACAATTACCAGTAGCAATTGAATGGATTGAAAAAATGGGATTTCAAACAGCTATGAAAACAGGTTTTGAAGCCGATGATATTATCGCTTCAATAGCCCATGATGCAAGAGAAAAAGATTTAGAAGTAAGAATTGTATCCCATGATAAAGATTTATATCAATTGATTGATGATAATAAAATCTATCTATTTGATCCAATTAAAAAAAGTATAGTCAATGAAGATAAATGTTTTGAAAAATATGGGGTAAGACCTTCACAGTTTATTGATTATCAATCACTTTTAGGAGATAGTGCCGATAATGTTCCTGGAGTAAAGGGAGTTGGTGCCAAAACAGCCGAAGCTTTGATTAAAGAATATGGATCATTAGATAAAATTTATGAAAATCTTGAAAATATAGAAAAAACTAGATGGAAAAACCTTTTAACTGAAGGTAAAGAGATGGCTTATATCTCTAAACAATTAGTTACTTTAAATACAGATTGTCACTGTATTGATGAGATAGAAACATATCAATTACCAAAAGAAAACCCTATACTAAAAATTGCTGATATTTTAATGGAGTATGATTTAAATAGAATTATTGATAGAGTTAATAAAGAGGGCTTAAATTATAAAACAGATATTCCTATAAAAATTGAGAAAAAAGTAGAAAATTATGAATATATACTTTTAGATGATGAGAAAAAACTATTTGAAGTTATAGATTCTATTTCTGAAGATACTATTGTGGCTTTTGATACAGAAACAACAGATATAGATACAAAAAATGCTTCACTGGTTGGTTTCTCTTTTTGTTTTGAAGAAAACAAAGCATATTATGTTCCAATAAATCACCAATATTTAGGTGCTCCTGAACAAATATCCTTAGATATTGTTTCTAAAGCGATAAATAAACTAAATACAAAAAAATTAGTTTTACAGAACTTCAAATATGATTTTTCAATTATTAAAAATGAACTAAATATAGAACTAAAACTATATGCAGATACAATGATTTTAGCTTGGTTATTAAATAGTAGTGAAAGAGTAGGGCTTGATGCTTTAGCTTCAAGATATTTTGATCATACTATGATAGCTTTTAAAGATGTTGTAAAAAAAGGTGAAAACTTTTCTAATGTAGATATAAATGAAGCTTGTAATTATGCAGCTGAAGATGCACTTTTTACTTTTAAAATATATTTTAAACTATTAGAAGAGTTTAAAGAGATTCAAGCAGAAAACCTAGTAAAAATAGCACACAACTATGAGTTTGACTTTATTTATGTTTTAGAAAACATGGAAGAAAATGGAATAAAACTTGATATTGAAAAATTAAAAGAATTAAAACAAAAAAGTAATATATATATTCAAGAATTAACATCAAATATTTATGAAAAAGCAGGAAGAGAGTTTAATATTAATTCACCTAAACAATTAGGTACATTACTTTTTGATGAGTTAAAACTTCCTCCATCAAAGAAAACAAAAAGTGGCTACAGTACAAATGAGGTTGTTCTTCAAAAATTAAAAGATGAACATGAAATTATCCCTTTATTATTAGATTATAGAGAATCTTATAAATTACAATCTACATATATTGAGCCTTTATTAAATTTAGCAATAAAAGATGATAAAAATCGAATCTATACATCTTTTTTACAAACAGGAACTGCAACGGGTAGATTAAGTTCAAAAAATCCAAACTTACAAAATATTCCTGTTAGAAGTGAAGCTGGTGGATTAATTAGAAGTGCTTTTATACCTAAAGATGGTTATAAATTAGTAGGTATAGATTATTCACAAATAGAATTAAGACTTTTAGCTCATTTTTCTAAAGATAAAGCTTTAGTTGAAGCCTTTAAAGAGAATAAAGATATTCATAGGCAAACAGCAGTTAAAATCTTTGGAGAAGAGTTAGCAGATTCTAAAAGATCAATTGCAAAGTCTATAAATTTTGGGTTACTTTATGGAATGGGAAGTAGAAAACTTGGAGATACATTAGGAATTCCAGCAAAAGAAGCAAAACAATATATTGATGCCTATTTTGAAAACTTTGTTAGTGTTAAAGAGTATTTAAAATCTATAGAAGATAAAGCATTAGAAAATGGTTTTGTAGAAACATTGATTGGAAGAAGAAGAGTTTTTGATTTTGATTCTGCAAATGCTATGATGAAGGCAGCTTTTTTAAGAGAATCAGTTAATACACTTTTCCAAGGAAGTGCAGCTGATTTAATAAAACTTGCAATGATAAAAATATATAAAAAATATAAAAACGACCATAAAATCAATATGTTATTGCAAATTCATGATGAATTAATATTTGAAATAGAAGAATCAGAAGTAGATAAAATAACGAAAGATATAGTAGATATTATGGAAAATATATATGAATTGAATGTACCTCTAAGGGTCTCAAAGAGTATAGGAATGTCTTGGCAAGAACTTAAATAAAATGAAAATATTTACTTTTTTTTTATTTTTTAATAATTTTCTTTTGACATTTGAATTCAATTTTGTTAAAATAAGTTTTTAAAATATTTACAAAAGAGTCAAACATGATAAAAACATTGAAAAACATTAGAAAATTGTACAATGCAAAATTACTATTTGTAAGTAATGACAGCTCATTAAGTACAACGATAGAAAATGAATTTGATGAATACTTCAAAGAACTATCTTTAGTAGAAAGCTCAGATGAAGCAATTGAAAAGCTAGAAGAAACAAATTTTGATATGATTATAATTGATACTGATGTTTCTGCTAAAGATTTTGAAGAAGCATGCTCTGCAATATCAAATGCAGCTCCATCATTACCAAAAATTATAATTTCAAATAATGATAATAATGAAGATATTGTTACAGCAATCAATAGCAGTGCATATACTTTTTTAACTAAACCTTTAAAATCAAAAGATATTAAACTAGCAGTTATAATGTGTTTAAATCAAACTAAAAGAGGAGATAAAATAGAGTTCCAAGATGGAATCTATTTTGATGAATATAGAGATCAATTCTTTAAGCCTGGTGGAGTACTTATTGATTTCACAAGACTTGAAAAAGGTTTTATGAAACTTCTTATCAGTAAAAAAGGTGATATTGTAGATTATGATACAATTAAGAATGTAGTTTGGAAAGGTAAGAATATGTCAATTTATACAATGAGAAATATTGTAAATAAAATTAGACAAAAAACTTATTATGAAATAATAAAAAATCATTCAAACAAAGGCTATACAATTGATAGCCCAAAAAAATAATCAATTGCAAATTTAATATTAACGAAAACTAATGGAAGAAAAAATTGTGTCAAAAGAGGAACTTATTCAACTTTTCGAGGATCAAAAATTACTTGATACTGGGAAGGGTTGGATGATGGGTGACCGTGAAGTTCAAATTATTGCACTGCATGAGGTTGATCCAAAATTTTTACAAGATATAACAAATGCAAAGTTCTACAAGTTAACACCAAAAGAGGGGAAATAAATAATGTCACACTGTCCATACTGTGGAAAAAAAATAGCTATGAGTAAAGCGTTTTGCTCACGTAGTTGCAAAGAAAATTATTTTCAATTAATTGCAATACAAGTTCCAAAACCATTTCTAAAAAGAATATTTATATTTAGTACTCCTGAAGAAAGAGAAAAAGAGATAGAAAACTTTGCAAATAGACATGGTTGGAGAATTGATTTACTGCAAAAAAAGATAGATGAATTAGCAGTAGAGTATGGATTCATTGAAACAAAATAGCACAAATAGTGAATTTGATAATAGTATATTAAATCAATCACAAATTTTATATGTTGAAGATGATGAGCTTATCAGAAATGAAACATTTTCAATATTAAAAAAATTCTTCAAAAAAGTATTCATAGCCGAAAATGGTAAAGAAGCACTTGATATTTATCATGAAAACAAATCAGATATTGATTTAATCCTTACAGATATAAATATGCCTGTAATGGATGGTATAGAATTTATTTCTGAAGTTAGAAAAGAAGACAATGAAACGCCTATTCTTGTTGTAACTGCATTTAATGATGTCTCATTACTAATCAAAGTTATTAAACTTAATGTATCTGACTATATTGTTAAACCGATGCAAATGAATTCTACTTTAAAAGTATTAAATAGAATACTAACTAATAAACATAATCAAAAAATGGTTATGAAACAAAAAAATGAACTTCAAATCTATAAAGATATTCTAGATAAAGAGAATTTAGTTAGTGAAACAGACCTAAATGGCATAATAACTTATGCAAATGATATTTTCTGTGAAGTTTCAGGATATACAAAAGAAGAGTTAATTGGTGTTAACCATAATATAGTTAGACACCCTGATGTTTCTCCTAAAATATATGAAAATATGTGGAATATAATCCAAAATAAAAAAGTTTGGAAAGGAAAAATTAAAAATAAAGCAAAAGATGGCACTGCTTATTATGTAAAAGCTACAGTTTTTCCTATACTTGATGAAGATGGAAATATTGAAAAATATGTTGCAAGTAGATTTCTAATAACTGAAGATGAAGAAGAAAAACATAAATTAAAAAAATATATTATGCATCAAAAATCTCAACAAGTAAAACATGAAAAACAACTCCAAGATGAATTTGATGATGCTCTACATTATGCAAAAATGCAAAAAGATCAACAAGTAGCAAAATTTATTCATGAGTTAAATGAACAAATTAAAATGTTAAGAGGAAAAAATGCAGATGAAAAGGGCAGAGTATTAGGTTTAGAAAAAAATTTAAAAAATGCACTTGATAAAAATGATGAATTACAAAAAGCTTATCAAACAAGAATAGAAAAACTTCATTCAACAGCAATTACTGCGGCAGAAGAGTATCAAAAAATCAAAAAGAGAGATGATATAATTACGGAAAAACTTCAAAAATCACAAGAAGCTATAAAAACATTACAAGGTTATATTGATGAATATAGAAAGAAAATAAGTGATTTAGAAGATGTAATTGCTGCTTATGAAAAAGAACATGGAAAAATTACTATTTAGATATTTTTTTCTTTTTTATAAATAACAGGACTGCAAAACATAAAATAGCAAATATTCCAGAGATTAACATTCCCATAGTTAACCATCCCCCATATAAAAATCCAAGTTGTACATCTGGTTGTCTATAAAACTCTGCAATTATCCTAGCTATAGAGTAAAGAATCCCATACATAATTGCTAATTGACCATCAAAACTTTTTCTTTTTCTATATATAAAAAGTATTGCAAAAATTAAAATACCTTCTAAAAACCCTTCATATAATTGAGATGGATGTCTTAAAACTCCATCTACATATATTCCCCAAGGTACATCAGTAGCACGGCCTACTAATTCTTGATTGAAAAAATTACCAATTCTTCCAAATACATAAGCGCCCGAGATACCTAAAACAGAAATATCTGTAATAAACCAAAAAGAGACTTTATGTTTTTTACAAAAAAGCAATGATGCAATTAAAAAGCCTATAAAAGCCCCATGATAACTCATTCCTGATATACCAGTATATTCGCCATTTATAAAAGGATTAAAGATTTGCCAAGGATGTGTTAAATAGTATATTGTGTTAGGGTCATAAAAAAGTACATATCCTAACCTAGCACCTAATATAACACCAATTTCAGCCCACCAAATATAAGAGTCAAAAAGGTCATTAGTAATTGGTAATTTATCGTGTTTAATAAACCATTTAGCAATAAATATTGCAGAGATTAGGGCTAAGGCATACATTATTCCATACCAGTGTACGGCAATAGAGCCAATATTAAAAGCTACTGGATCAAAATTAGAATAAATGTTTTGCCAAAACTCCATAGTTTTCCTAATCTAAAGCTTCTGCTATAAGTTCAATAGGGTTTTTAAATTTTACATCTACATCAGCTTGGTGTAATGAGTTAGTTATTTGCATTCTACATGCAGAACATTCAGCACTTACAACTTGTGCTTTTGTTTCTTTAATCATTGCAGCTTTTGGTGTTCCAGCAGCTTTTGCAAAATGATATTTTTCTGTTTGCATTGTAACCCCACCAAATCCACAACATCTATTTGGATCACTCATCTCATTGATTACATAGTTTTGTTTAAGAAGTTCTCTTGGTTCTTGCCAAACATTTTGCATTTTTCTTGCATGACATGGGTCATGGTATGTAATTACATCAGTAACTTGTTTATTAGATTTTGCTAATTTTTCTTTTAATACTGTTGAGTTTTCAAGCCATTTTGTAGCTAATAAAACTTTTTTAGAGATTTTTGCTGCTCTTTCTTTCCATTCTGGTTGATTATGTAAATAATGTTCCCAATCTTGATTAATCATTGCACTACAGGTAGCTTCAGGGATAATTATTGCATCAACATCATCTATCCATGTTTCAAAATACTCGATATTTTTCTTAACCAGATAATCAACTGTATCAAAATCTCCTGTAAAATATGCAGGAGCTCCACAACAAAGTTGTTTTTTAGGTATAAAAATATTAACATCTAGTTTTTGTAATACTTCAACTAATGCATCACCAATATTTGTATATGAATAATTTCCCATACAACCTATAAATATTGCAACTTTATTTTTTCTACCATCATTTAATTCAACTTGATTTTTTGCAGGAATATTTTCAGGATACTTTTTTAAAAATGTTGTTTTATCTGCAAAAGGTAGGGCTCTATCTTTTTTTACTATTGG is a window of Halarcobacter sp. DNA encoding:
- a CDS encoding response regulator; translation: MDSLKQNSTNSEFDNSILNQSQILYVEDDELIRNETFSILKKFFKKVFIAENGKEALDIYHENKSDIDLILTDINMPVMDGIEFISEVRKEDNETPILVVTAFNDVSLLIKVIKLNVSDYIVKPMQMNSTLKVLNRILTNKHNQKMVMKQKNELQIYKDILDKENLVSETDLNGIITYANDIFCEVSGYTKEELIGVNHNIVRHPDVSPKIYENMWNIIQNKKVWKGKIKNKAKDGTAYYVKATVFPILDEDGNIEKYVASRFLITEDEEEKHKLKKYIMHQKSQQVKHEKQLQDEFDDALHYAKMQKDQQVAKFIHELNEQIKMLRGKNADEKGRVLGLEKNLKNALDKNDELQKAYQTRIEKLHSTAITAAEEYQKIKKRDDIITEKLQKSQEAIKTLQGYIDEYRKKISDLEDVIAAYEKEHGKITI
- a CDS encoding response regulator; translated protein: MIKTLKNIRKLYNAKLLFVSNDSSLSTTIENEFDEYFKELSLVESSDEAIEKLEETNFDMIIIDTDVSAKDFEEACSAISNAAPSLPKIIISNNDNNEDIVTAINSSAYTFLTKPLKSKDIKLAVIMCLNQTKRGDKIEFQDGIYFDEYRDQFFKPGGVLIDFTRLEKGFMKLLISKKGDIVDYDTIKNVVWKGKNMSIYTMRNIVNKIRQKTYYEIIKNHSNKGYTIDSPKK
- the polA gene encoding DNA polymerase I, with amino-acid sequence MKKTITIIDTFGFLFRSYFALPPLKSKSGFPTGLLTGFMNFVSNIGKDFQTDYLVFALDAKGNTFRNEIYDQYKAHRPDVPEDLLKQLPVAIEWIEKMGFQTAMKTGFEADDIIASIAHDAREKDLEVRIVSHDKDLYQLIDDNKIYLFDPIKKSIVNEDKCFEKYGVRPSQFIDYQSLLGDSADNVPGVKGVGAKTAEALIKEYGSLDKIYENLENIEKTRWKNLLTEGKEMAYISKQLVTLNTDCHCIDEIETYQLPKENPILKIADILMEYDLNRIIDRVNKEGLNYKTDIPIKIEKKVENYEYILLDDEKKLFEVIDSISEDTIVAFDTETTDIDTKNASLVGFSFCFEENKAYYVPINHQYLGAPEQISLDIVSKAINKLNTKKLVLQNFKYDFSIIKNELNIELKLYADTMILAWLLNSSERVGLDALASRYFDHTMIAFKDVVKKGENFSNVDINEACNYAAEDALFTFKIYFKLLEEFKEIQAENLVKIAHNYEFDFIYVLENMEENGIKLDIEKLKELKQKSNIYIQELTSNIYEKAGREFNINSPKQLGTLLFDELKLPPSKKTKSGYSTNEVVLQKLKDEHEIIPLLLDYRESYKLQSTYIEPLLNLAIKDDKNRIYTSFLQTGTATGRLSSKNPNLQNIPVRSEAGGLIRSAFIPKDGYKLVGIDYSQIELRLLAHFSKDKALVEAFKENKDIHRQTAVKIFGEELADSKRSIAKSINFGLLYGMGSRKLGDTLGIPAKEAKQYIDAYFENFVSVKEYLKSIEDKALENGFVETLIGRRRVFDFDSANAMMKAAFLRESVNTLFQGSAADLIKLAMIKIYKKYKNDHKINMLLQIHDELIFEIEESEVDKITKDIVDIMENIYELNVPLRVSKSIGMSWQELK
- a CDS encoding (Fe-S)-binding protein, whose product is MSEIQKFDYTNISDDCVKCGKCKPVCTIFNINQDETTSPRGFIDLLGAYKRDELELDKNAKDIFESCFLCTNCVDVCPNDLPTDMIIEQVRSDIAKKYGIAWYKRAFFYLLRHRKTMDFLAKLGWVFQTCALKIDKAKESALPRFSLPIVKKDRALPFADKTTFLKKYPENIPAKNQVELNDGRKNKVAIFIGCMGNYSYTNIGDALVEVLQKLDVNIFIPKKQLCCGAPAYFTGDFDTVDYLVKKNIEYFETWIDDVDAIIIPEATCSAMINQDWEHYLHNQPEWKERAAKISKKVLLATKWLENSTVLKEKLAKSNKQVTDVITYHDPCHARKMQNVWQEPRELLKQNYVINEMSDPNRCCGFGGVTMQTEKYHFAKAAGTPKAAMIKETKAQVVSAECSACRMQITNSLHQADVDVKFKNPIELIAEALD
- the lgt gene encoding prolipoprotein diacylglyceryl transferase produces the protein MEFWQNIYSNFDPVAFNIGSIAVHWYGIMYALALISAIFIAKWFIKHDKLPITNDLFDSYIWWAEIGVILGARLGYVLFYDPNTIYYLTHPWQIFNPFINGEYTGISGMSYHGAFIGFLIASLLFCKKHKVSFWFITDISVLGISGAYVFGRIGNFFNQELVGRATDVPWGIYVDGVLRHPSQLYEGFLEGILIFAILFIYRKRKSFDGQLAIMYGILYSIARIIAEFYRQPDVQLGFLYGGWLTMGMLISGIFAILCFAVLLFIKKKKISK
- a CDS encoding DUF2116 family Zn-ribbon domain-containing protein: MSHCPYCGKKIAMSKAFCSRSCKENYFQLIAIQVPKPFLKRIFIFSTPEEREKEIENFANRHGWRIDLLQKKIDELAVEYGFIETK